The following coding sequences lie in one Desmodus rotundus isolate HL8 chromosome 1, HLdesRot8A.1, whole genome shotgun sequence genomic window:
- the FAM163B gene encoding protein FAM163B encodes MTAGTVVITGGILATVILLCIIAVLCYCRLQYYCCKKEEPEEEEEEPDFDAHAGLPPLHSNRNLVLTNGPALCPAAAAFSQRSPQARALCRSCSHCEPPTFFLQEPEDEGVPNGGERVAYRTLSQEDLALPPGAFGGLQALNPNRLSAMREAFSRSRSISTDV; translated from the exons ATGACAGCCGGGACAGTGGTCATCACCGGGGGCATCTTGGCGACTGTGATTCTGCTCTGCATCATCGCGGTTCTGTGCTACTGCCGGCTGCAG tacTACTGCTGCAAGAAGGAGGAgcccgaggaggaggaggaggagcctgacTTCGACGCGCACGCGGGCCTGCCCCCGCTGCACTCCAACCGCAACCTGGTGCTAACCAACGGGCCCGCGCTCTGCCCAGCCGCCGCCGCCTTCAGCCAGCGgtccccgcaggcccgcgccctcTGCCGCAGCTGCTCCCACTGCGAGCCGCCCACCTTCTTCCTGCAGGAGCCCGAGGACGAGGGCGTGCCCAACGGCGGCGAGCGTGTGGCCTACCGGACGCTCAGTCAGGAGGACCTGGCGCTGCCGCCCGGGGCCTTCGGGGGCCTGCAGGCGCTCAACCCCAACCGCCTCTCCGCCATGCGGGAGGCCTTCTCGCGGAGCCGCAGCATCAGCACTGACGTCTGA